The region ATTCAAGTTACCTATACGGTTGATATAACCACCGCGATAGTTTATAAAAACTTCACCTATCTGATTGACACGACCATAAGAGTCGTAGAATACAGGTATTTCTTCTATTTGTATAACAGCGCCGTAAGAATCGTACTGTACGAAGCGATTGTAATCATAACCAGTGTTGAAAGACATTTGCAGGTTTCCAGTGTTTACATAAACATTGGTACCATTTCTATCTTGTAAATAGTTAAAATCAAATTGACCGTCTGGAAATACAGCAAACTCGATTCCATTTTGATTAAAAATAAAGTTCTTTGTATAATTACGGTAGCGTCGGTCATCTTCTGTGTTTTCTGCATTTGAAAGACCCATCCCAAAAAGAAAAACAAGTGTTAGTGTAAATAGCTTTTTCATAATTATAGGTATTAATGTCAGCACTTCTTTATACCAACACTAATAACTAATCAACCAGCGTGCCAAACCATAAAAAGCTCATGCCGCATACGATGGTATCTGTGTTTTAAAAACCCTATGATTCTTTAAATCAGTGGTCTATATTTATTTTATTTAAATAGTAATTTCTAAAATACTTGTATCTCAGGAATTTTAAGTACTGTAGGACTAGCGTTTTTTGCATCCAAACGAAAGCTTGCATATAGCTGTCTTACAAAACATCTCCTTGTATGAAACTACCAATTGCAGTAGCATTGGGATAGGTTTCTTTAAGGTCAGCAAAGACATTTGTCGGTTATATCATGTTTTCTGGAACTGCTTCTGGTTCCATGATGGTAATCATAAACATATGGGTAATACCTGGATAACATCTCATAAGGTCCTTTCAATATTTGTTAAGATAAATGACATCAAAGCTTGCTTCTGCTATCCTATAAACATCTCTGCGCAAAGGTTGACCTTCTTTTTAAGGTTTTTAAATCAGGTAATTCTTTACCTATGTCAAGTGATCCTGTACTGTTATAATTCAAAAGCTATGTCGAATCAAATGCTTGTAGTGTGTGATCACTTTTTGAATAAACGACCTCTGGTATTTCTGTTTTCTGAATTTCTAATTCAGGGGTTTCTATGTTTTCTTTAGAACTTATACTGGTAAGTACGAATACAAAAAGGATGGATATCAATTTAATAAACATATCTACAATTACTTATGGTTTTATAATTCCGCTATTTTTCATTGAGAATACGTCCTCTGGGTTGATCACCTTTATAAAGCACCACTTCAGAATGTAAGAATTTAGCAGCAGCAGCAGAATCTTTTACTTTAGAAGCAGTTCGTTCTAACATTTCTAATTCAAAGGGGGTTAATACACTTTCTCTCACACCCTTTTTTCTCCAATTATTTTGGGGTCTACATCCTAATGCTATCCCGCGAGCCAGTGCCAGTGCATCTAGCAAAGCTTGATTGGCACCTTGACCTTTAAATGGGCTCATGGGGTGAGCAGCATCACCAATGAGTGTTACATGTTTTGCTTTTTCTAATACTAAAGGGTCGAGTAATGCTCGGTCATAAACGGGGTAACCAGAAACTTGAGCTGAAGAGGTGGCTTCCATAATCTGCGGAATAGGATGGTGCCATTGGGTTCTGCGGCAAGCTTCTTCTTTTAGAGCTGCAGCGCCTTTTTCACTTAGGGCTTTAGCATCCTTCTCTGCCATTGGGAAACTGAGTTGCCACATAATGGAATTAGCATCATATGGCATCATATAAATGCGTTCGTGACCGTTAGCGGTTTGAAATACGGTAGCGGAGTCTAATAATTCATGATCCAAATTATGGAGGTACTGCAAAGGACAAATTCCCAAAATAACAATACAATCTAAGTATCGCAGCGGATAAATATTTTCATCAATTAACAATTTACGCACCGAACTACGAATTCCGTCGGCACCGACTACAAGGTCTGCTTTCGTATTTTTATTTACTCCATCTACTTCAAAGCTCAGTTCCACAGGTTGATGCTCACTTTCTTTGAAATCGATCAATTGATGTCCCCATTGCACCATTTTTTGTCCGCCGAGTTGATCGAGTAGTGCTAAGCGCAAGGATTGCCTTGCGATATGAATATTAGTGCGTTTAGAATAGCTATTATCTTCTGATTCCAGCCATTTTCTAACTCCCCATTCACCGATGACCGTTCCATCTGTAGTATGAACCATATGTTTTGTAGATACTATTCCTTCTGTTAAAGAAAATATACCAAAGCCTTCCATAGCTTTACTCGCTTGTTGCAATGTCAAACCGTAACCTTGAGAACGAGCATCAAAGCTATTGTCGCGCTCGTAAAGTGTAAAAGGGATTCCACGGTGCAAACAAGCTACAGCTAATGCCACACCGCCGATTCCGGCACCTATTATAGCCACGTGCGGGTAGTTCTCTACATCAGGAACAGTTGGCGAAGTAGCAGTAACTAATCCGGAACCATTGCAGTCGGAGCAAGTAATTAAATGTCCTCTTGGTTTTATGGGAGCAGTTCCTTGACCATTTGATTTCTCAAATTGCTCTAAGGCTTGCTGATAACTCAATCTCACCTTCTTGCGCAGCCGCTGGCTTTTTTTACCTTGTCCTTTGCAGGTTGGGCAAATGCTATAGTTGGGATTAGGGATTTTATTATTTTTTAAGGAGTCCAATAATTATTTGTTATAATTTTATTTTTCATGCTCCTTTATCAACTTTTGATTTCTTAAAACAGGTAAGTAGTTGATTCCTATGGATCAGATATTTTCATCTGAAATACCATCACAAGAAGGTATTACATGATTTTTAAGTCGTACGATAGTCTGAAAATTGGTTAGAAAAAATTATGATCCTTTTTAGGATTCAATTTAGAGCTTATTCGACTATTTATTGAACCCGTTCTACAGCTCTGTTGAGTATGTTGTTTTTTCTGTATTCAAAAATCAAAGTTAGATAAAAAGAGAATAGTAGATTAAGGGAAAATTCTTTGAAGTAGACTCCCTTTATATTTCAAAAGCTCGAAGCACCTTTTCGGCATTTTTTAAATCTGAATTCAAAACAAACAATTCAACACTTTCTCCAGAAGTGCCGAAACCTGCAAGTCTTCCTGACTCTATAGGATTCTTAATAAGAAAAGATATATTCTGTTCCTCTAATAAAGATGCTATTCTATTCACTTGAATAGAAGTTCCGGTAAATATTCTTACGTGTTCATTCATATTCTTGTATTAATTGTTTTTATATTTTTGATTCAGAAATATGAATATACAAAAAAGTCTCAAAATTATTGCTTTTGTAATTCAATCCCAGCTCTAACTCCTTATTTCACCACCACCAGGCCAGATTTCTCTTCCTGGATTCGTGTGCTTATTGACAATCCTACGAGACTCAGATTTGGACTTAGCGTCTTTTTTTATTCCATATAAAATATCTTGTGCATGTTTTCGCGCAAGCTTAGCATCTACAATAGGTAGCGGATAATCCTTACCCAACTCAAAGTTTTGAAATACAGCTTCCATAGCTGGGATTTCCCAAGGTTCGTGAATATATGGAACAGGTAAATGCGCCAATTCGGGCAACCACTTTTTAAGAAATACAGCCTCTGGATCGTGATCGAGACTGTTTCTGACAGGGGAGTAAATACGTACCGTATTGATGCCGGTAACACCTGCTTGCATCTGTAATTGTGGGTAATGAATTCCAGGTTCAAAGTCTAAAAATTGTTGCGCCATATGTTCGCTAGCGTCCTGCCAAGGTTGCCATAGATGATGTGTAAAGAAACTCACTAACATAGCTCTGATTCTAAAATTCACAAAACCAGTAGCTACGAGGCATCTCATTCCAGCATCCACCATAGGATAACCAGTTTTTCCTTCTTTCCAAGCTTGTTGAACCTCAAGATTGCTAGGTTTGTTTAAAGATCTAAAAGCTGCATGTACATTGCGGTATTCCATCTGGTATTCCATCTCAAATTTCTCAATGAAATGTGCTTGCCATCTCAATCGCGATAAAAAGCTATTCAGATTGCGCTTGTTTTTAATCTGGCTTTTAAAACTAGCGGCCTTTTGTGCCACCATTCTAATACTTAGATTTCCCCAAGCGAGATAGGGTGACAGCCTGCTGCTGTAATTCCGACTGGTCAGTGGTTTGGAATAATGAGTATTGTATCCGTTAATACGTTCCTCCAGAAATCCTTCAAAGTATTTAAGAGCTGTTGTGGTGCCTCCTTTTTGAAAAGGGGTGGCCTTAGTGGTATTTAAATCAACTGATTTGAAGCTGGATTCTAGTTGTTTAATTCTCGAAATACCAAACAAAGTACTGTTGTCAAAATTGGGGTGGTCAAAGTCTTTATTGAT is a window of Nonlabens sp. MB-3u-79 DNA encoding:
- a CDS encoding putative signal transducing protein, which codes for MNEHVRIFTGTSIQVNRIASLLEEQNISFLIKNPIESGRLAGFGTSGESVELFVLNSDLKNAEKVLRAFEI
- a CDS encoding FAD-dependent monooxygenase, whose protein sequence is MDSLKNNKIPNPNYSICPTCKGQGKKSQRLRKKVRLSYQQALEQFEKSNGQGTAPIKPRGHLITCSDCNGSGLVTATSPTVPDVENYPHVAIIGAGIGGVALAVACLHRGIPFTLYERDNSFDARSQGYGLTLQQASKAMEGFGIFSLTEGIVSTKHMVHTTDGTVIGEWGVRKWLESEDNSYSKRTNIHIARQSLRLALLDQLGGQKMVQWGHQLIDFKESEHQPVELSFEVDGVNKNTKADLVVGADGIRSSVRKLLIDENIYPLRYLDCIVILGICPLQYLHNLDHELLDSATVFQTANGHERIYMMPYDANSIMWQLSFPMAEKDAKALSEKGAAALKEEACRRTQWHHPIPQIMEATSSAQVSGYPVYDRALLDPLVLEKAKHVTLIGDAAHPMSPFKGQGANQALLDALALARGIALGCRPQNNWRKKGVRESVLTPFELEMLERTASKVKDSAAAAKFLHSEVVLYKGDQPRGRILNEK
- a CDS encoding FAD-binding domain-containing protein, whose product is MKQEVNIVWFKRDLRLLDHEPLMLALNSEVPTLLLYIFEPMLLNDAHYSERHFDFIKQSLVNMNEKLAAIGTQLLIIESDASHAFTTLASSLDIKNVFSYQETGLLLTFKRDIKLKEYFKTQKIHWSESVANGVVRGLKNRTNWKEHWIAFINKDFDHPNFDNSTLFGISRIKQLESSFKSVDLNTTKATPFQKGGTTTALKYFEGFLEERINGYNTHYSKPLTSRNYSSRLSPYLAWGNLSIRMVAQKAASFKSQIKNKRNLNSFLSRLRWQAHFIEKFEMEYQMEYRNVHAAFRSLNKPSNLEVQQAWKEGKTGYPMVDAGMRCLVATGFVNFRIRAMLVSFFTHHLWQPWQDASEHMAQQFLDFEPGIHYPQLQMQAGVTGINTVRIYSPVRNSLDHDPEAVFLKKWLPELAHLPVPYIHEPWEIPAMEAVFQNFELGKDYPLPIVDAKLARKHAQDILYGIKKDAKSKSESRRIVNKHTNPGREIWPGGGEIRS